A single genomic interval of Lathyrus oleraceus cultivar Zhongwan6 chromosome 7, CAAS_Psat_ZW6_1.0, whole genome shotgun sequence harbors:
- the LOC127102208 gene encoding uncharacterized protein LOC127102208: MEVEKLRVTNKQQKAYLVLYSGWLSCRSRHIAPYLPKRIMRQFDYTQTIPRHLVVYTLPVLTCIQINDMFDDYKSHMVLEKAQSTIAESDRSYVEGYIKWFFRVSRLYMVQAAPRDPSRPTHHETL, translated from the coding sequence ATGGAGGTTGAAAAGCTAAGGGTGACAAATAAGCAACAAAAGGCATATTTAGTGTTATATTCTGGATGGTTGTCATGCAGATCGCGTCACATTGCTCCTTATTTGCCTAAGCGCATCATGCGGCAGTTCGACTATACTCAAACCATTCCCAGACACCTTGTTGTCTATACTCTTCCTGTCTTGACATGTATACAGATAAAtgacatgtttgatgattatAAGAGTCATATGGTACTAGAGAAGGCACAGTCTACCATAGCTGAGAGCGATCGGAGCTACGTCGAAGGATACATCAAATGGTTCTTCAGAGTGTCACGTTTGTACATGGTGCAGGCTGCTCCAAGAGACCCATCGAGACCTACTCATCATGAGACATTATAG